From Fusarium musae strain F31 chromosome 8, whole genome shotgun sequence:
cccaactactaatccgccccTTATCAGCTTatctatgggagagcggacgggatcccgagTTCTCTGATaggtatggtcgtatgtgacTGTTGATGGCTCTGCCCGGGACTATCAAGTTACTCAGAGTACGAAGAAACGTATTTAGCACTAGTCTCCGCTGCCACGGACCGAGCCTATGGATATACCGGTTCGTTCCAACTTGGCAAACTCACTCGCTCGTTGTTAGACTCCGGTCTATGAACTGGAAGTGAAACGAACCAGATTATgggaaggaagagaagcagaCGGAAAGTGACAAGAATGAGGGTTTGCAGCAATTTTACGACTGTGAGTGCCACAGTTCGTGATAATACGTCTCACTGAAATCCGGTGATTGCTCTTATAAGGTCTGAGTTTCTCCGCATAATGCCATCCAGAATGAAAACTGCCTAATGCTAGGCTCTCCTTGAGTATCTCATTGGCCCGCAAGATGCTTCACCATTGGCTGAAACCCAGACCGTCCTTCAGATGAATAACATCGCCCTCTCTTGAGTCTCGGTCTGTTTTCCACTTTGGCCAGCTTCAGGATGGCTACTCTTCACCCTTTCCTCCAACTACTGCAAGCGACTGGATGCCATCAGGGTGAATCGTAgtatcctcctcatccagaTGGGGACTTTCGAGTTCGGCAAATTTCTTCCAGCCTATCTTATACTCTTGGCTTGGGTAACACTCAGGCTTGATGCTCTTCCTCCatatcatcaatcatcaggTTGACCGACTCTGGATGAGCTCCCCGGCCGGCGACGACGAAAGGTGCGGGTTTTAAGGCTGTTGTTCTCGGTTATCTGTTCCGTTAGCGATGCTTCagccaagagaagagagcgacTTACGTTACGGTGCTTCTATGCAATTACAAAAATGGAGAAACTACACGTTTTTCCTATGCATCTTACTCGGGGTACAAAGATGCTCTTGAGAACAAATTATCCCACGATCCCATTACCCATCGCTCAAATTCGTCTTTTTCCTCTTCTAGCGACCTTTGTTCCATCGCCCTCAAGGCATCAATCTCATGTCTCATTCTCTTGGCTTCGGGTTCAAAACTTGGTGTTGACTGAAACGAACTGTGATACCCGTCTTGCCGTATATCATTTTGGAGACCATGGAGTAGTAATCGTTCGTGTTCCGTCACATTCAGGTCACGAAGAATGTTTGCAGGGTCTTTATCATGCTCGCCGACCGAATCACTGGAGGCAACGGAGCAGGGAGATGATTTCGAATGCTCTGCTTCTGAACTTGGGGAATAATGGTGAACGaattgatgagatgagtcaCGATGGCCTGTACGAGGTCGTTTTCTCTTTCGTTCGTGGGCCCGTTGCGGCGGGCGGGGTATTGATTCTGTCGTTTCAATATCTGTGGCTCTGAGATACCGAAGTGCTGGTACTAAGATGGTTTGCAGCCCTTCTCTGAGGAAAGCGACATCTGAGATATTCCAGTATGGAGTATGAACAACGGCCactgttgttggtgaagcTGCCATTTTGAAGATACAATGGGGGGTTGGGTGTATGGGAAACTGTACGGCTGGGTACCCGAAGCCCGATGCGTCAACCGAGATACAAGACCGGTTATGCCTTTGATTGTTTTCATGGGTGGTTTGACAAAGTGATGATCTAATTTTTTATGCAGTTTGACTAGAAATTAGGTTTCGGTCCGAGGTGACATTCATATCGTACCTCGGCGACTCAGGTCAGCCTGACTAGTCAGTGCTCTCCACCCGAGTCAACTGGCCATTCCATGCTATGTCATATAGTGATTATCCATAACACACTGCCTACAGGAGATGCCATAAACCTTGACTCTAATAGGAGATATTATGAGACGTTGGCCGTAGTTGTCTAGTTCTCATCGGTTGATAATGTCATTTTCCGGACCGCAATTAGAACCCCGTAGGTCACCCTTCTGAAAGCCACTAACGGCGACGCTAACTTGTGGTGCCCAGTGAGTGGGAACTCCTCCATATGGCAATGGACCTTCGAGGGCGATGAGCTCCTGTTAGGCCAATCTACTTCAGCGGATCCTGCCCTATCACAAACTCGCGGATTTCACGACAGTGACACAGGCGAGTTCCTTTCATTTCATGACGTAAAATCCATTGCTATCCTCATCTTGACAATTCTCTACCAAGAATATATGATGTCAGATCGGGGCAAAAGATTGCCATCATTGGGCAGAATTCCATCCGATATCCTGTCGCAATGCTGGCTGCGAGTCGACTAGGTGCTGTAGTTACACTATTACCGCCTGGGTCAATGAAGGATGATCTGGTTTTTTTCCTTGGAACGTCAAAGATGGCGCTTGTGTTTACTGACAAGGGCGTTATCAATGAGGTCACACCCGCTTGCAAAGCAATCGGATTGTTGGCAACGAATATTCTGAGACTTGATGGTTCCAAGAACCTGCGGCAACAGGGAGAGTCGCTCTACCCTTCGTCCTACACCCAACCGTGGGGACCGAAATACAATGAGGCTTCTCCATGTGCATTTCTTTCTTGGAGCTCTGGCACAACTGGAAAGCCTAAAGCTGTAAGGCCAATGGAATCCTCCAGGTGAGGCGATGCTGATCTTTGTGGTCATCAGGTCCAGATATCTCACGCCAATCATCAACCGACTTCGCCAAATCAGCGCCTGGACTCCGCCCAACCGACGGCGGACAGTACTGGGTGTTCTGCCCTTTTACCATAGTAAGTTAAACAGTGCTTCTAGATATCCTTAGCTGACCAGTCCAGTCATTGGTCtagtccatcttcttcatctgcccATTGCTCTCGAGCAGCAAATGGTTATAATGGCCAAGTTTGATATGAAGCAAATGATGGAGTCTATTGTGAAGTTCAAGTGCGATGAGCTGTCTCTTGTACCTCGTAAGTCAGCCTTAGTATCTATCAAAAGGAACCTTGAACTGACATGCCCAGCTCTGTTGATCCGATTTTTAAACGATAAATCAGCCCAGGGATACGACTTATCATTTGTCAAACATTTCAACACGGACGCAGCCCCATTAGCTGATCAAGTGATCGCACAGCTTGCGAGAAAGTTCCCGAGTGTTGCTGTACGACAAGCCTGGGCCATGACAGAGACGACTTCCTGCTTGACGGCGACTCCGCCGGATTTAAGCACCTGGAGCAACGCCTCAAAGGTGGGCAAGTTGGTTCCACCCAAATACGCGTTATAGACCCCGATACAGGAGAGGATGTACCAGCTGGAAGTGTTGGAGAGGTGAGAATCCCACCGTTATGACAGGTGTTTGTGCTGACAGTCTTTCTGGTAGATATGGGCGAAAGGGCCTCAAGTTGCGATTGGTTTTATCGCCTGAGACATCATCTTACTCACATTAATGTACTTGATGTCGAAGTCTTCTCATGGTGGGCTGGCGATCATCTCCATGAAATGAATACTTGATCCTGGCCAGACTGCGACTCTCGGCTTGACTTTCGGTCTTTGTCTACATAAATCATAGATTAGCCGGGATTGTTGAGTCGCAGGGTTGGAGGCTCATACACCAGCTCTGGCAAGATCCTGTCCAAACTAAGTCCTTGTGAACTTCTTGAACGTAGTCATTGAACGCATACCGACGATGTTAAATctggaagaaaaggaggTGTTGAACCTAGTCGCACAATTAAGCGTGTCGACGTCATGGATCTCACCATCGTCTGTCTCAATCCCCTTCTCAGTTTCTACGAATACCTATTCTGATAGCATTCACGTTAGGCTCTTGAATGGCTTTGAGATATGGAAGACTAGGAGTAAGTCGTCGACATCCGAGCTCCCAGCTATTGTAAACCGCTGTCAGTAACGATGGGCTAAAAAGTAAGGGAATGAAATACCTTGGAATGAGCTTCCCTCTCAGCTCTGGTGAAGCTATCGCTgaactcatcatcttttCTGCCCACTACATCTCAGTTAGCAAGTGTCTCTCAGTTGTGCGAATGTTAGCATACCTGTCTCCCTTTCTCATGTGCTTCTAAGTTCTTGATGCTCGCAGCAAATTTCTCGTTCATTTGTTGCTCAATTTGTTTCCTGAATGTCTTGTAATACTCGGGATCGTTGTTAAACCGTTCGATATCCGCTTCAGTATCTAGCAAAAGTCAGTATACAGGAATTGACAAGATCATAGTTCCATACATGGCGCGCTAAAGTTGGAGGACCCGATGCCGAACCCAACTGTCGGTAGAATGTATGTAGGTGATCACACATAAACGTCGATTTTGTTGCATAATGGCTGTATGGTTGGGACTACCGGTATGCTGCTTGCGCCAGATCCAATAATACCGACAGACGCACCTTTGACATCGATTTCGGGGTCCTGTTCAtgttagtaaaagctttgGGGCCAAGCAATATCTCATCTTACCCAAGAAGCTGGTGGTTGTGTATCAAGCAAAGGCGCCACCTTTGGTTTGACGAGCGATCTTGGGCGCATGAGTCCCAGGCACGGGATCAAGATCTACGGCGTTCTCCCCTCAGCAGCATCCCGCATGTCGGATTTGTCACCTTTCATCAAGAGGATCACGAGAGAATACTTCCATACGCATCTCGTGGCAGATTTCGTCGTAGCGCTGTGCAGTGCGGAATGTCCCGTGTCTGGGGAGCTGTTCAgtgttggtggtggaagaGCCGCCAGAACGACGTTGGCTACGGTGCCTGGGCATTCGCGTGCGACGAGTCCGGAAGACTATTTGGTTCATTTCGATAAGGTTATTGGTACTACGGATGAGTTGTTTGTTCCGAAGGATACCTTGGATTTGGTGTCTTATGCGATAAAACAAGCAACAGGGACTGATGTAGGGGTTATAAACTTGGATTAGTGACAGTTCTATACAGATAAAGACATATCTGACCTGATGCATTTTTACGTTGTAGCTAAGCCTTGTGGCTTAATCATGCGTATTTGAACCTCCGATTGCGAAAACATGAGAACGACACATTCATCAGACTGTGAGGTTCAAGTTAGACTACTGTGTAATGTTCTCGACTTGCTATGATAAGCTTAAGTCAGGCTTCCGACTCACTTTTGGTGTTCCTATCACGCTAGTTTGAGCACTCAACTAGTTTAAGGTCACTTAAAATGTTGCAGAGATATTTGATGCTACTAGTTACTAACATACAACACTTGTTCAGGTCTATTACAAGCTTGTAAATGCTGGGTCAAGAGACGAAGCTACCCTGAGGCTGACCTGGATGGTCTAAAAACAGTTTAGTGGGCCTGAAACACTGAGAAATCGTGCTTTGAGTGGACAGTCTAAACTGTAGACGTCATAGCGCAAATCAGGGATGAGTCATCTGTTGTCGTCATCGACAATATGATTGGCTTATCGCTATCAGCAAGGTCCACCGGATGCTACCACGCGGGTTTTCAGGCTCCAGTAGCATTGACAGCTCATCACGCATGATAAATAAAAGACCCCGACCCCAAGTGGAGACGCTTGAAAAATAAAACCAACCTCTTAATATTACCCGACCGATCGTGTCCAACCCTATTCACGccagcctcaacctcgatAGACATGACAAGAAGACAATACCTCGTATCTACACTCAGGACAGAAATCGAGATTGCATGAGATACCTAAATCAATGGATGGCACCTGTCGCCTAAATCGCTCTAAACACGTGTCCCCACCCGCCGTCCCCTCACTCACTTCATGAGCTCACTCTACCGACCCTCCACCAGAagagaagcccaagctgCCATGGCCAAGCTCACCGCCGCCGAGCGCGCTGCCCACGAGGAGGGGAACCTTCACATGCTTCGCGCTACCATCGAGCGCACTCTCTGGCATCTTGATCCGCACAGTGAATTGGCCGCTCATCTGCGAGAGACCACCAAAGAAATCAGACGACATACCCTTGCGGGCTTACTcccaaaaccaaaaccaaaaccaaaaccacAACAGAAGTCGTTACCTTACTCAAAACAAGGCGAACCAGAGGAACCAGAATTACCAGAATTACCTCGGCTTATCGCACCGCGGCAGCAATCACCAGCTCGTGAACCGCAAAAAGTCCTCACGGATGAGGGCGGCAGCAGATATCAGCTGCGCGATAGGCACGATCACGTGCCGATAATCGAACTTAGCTCTGACGTATCCTCGGAACTGTCAGACGAGCCCATTTACGATTTCGACCATGCGCCCGACCAGGGCGAGAGTGCATCGGCCAGCGACATGAGCACCTTGGCAAAAGAACACCAGAAGCCAAGTCGAGAATTACCAGTAGAAGAGACACCagccgaggaggaggcgcCGACTCAAGAAATGCCGACGCATGAGTCCAGAAAGCGACCTGCAGAGGATGACGGCGAAGACGACGCGTCACCAGTCTCAAAACGCGTCAAAGGCTGGTTGACGCACATCACGGGCGGATACATGTAAATCTCGCTCTCATGAACGACAAGATCTGGACACCGATCGCGTCACCATCAAAGAATACCCTACCGCTACTACATTTGACTGCATTCTGGAAATGCAGCATCAAAGCTTCGAGGCTTAGAGATGGAACATCTGGGTTTGGGCATAATGTGCAAGTTATACACTGGTTTACTGGAAAACAAGATGTAAACGACTGCTGAGAGCTGTCTCGGACGGACTGGTTGGGGATAGAAAGCATCAGGAATGGCTATATCGTAAGATGGGGGATGAGACTGAATGGAATACCCTTATGAGGCATGGTGGATAGCTAATGTATTATTCGACTTTCAATGAATCGGTGCTTAGTTGGTGCAGTCGTGCTTTGATCCCTCTGTTGTGTATCTTGATACCTCAAGTTCTGGGTGATCCCCCAAGACAGTCGTGGTTTTCGCGTCGACATTGAACTACATAAGTATGTAACTATGCGGCACAACAGTTTGCTTATCTATTTCGATACCCACGCTTCTGGCTTGTAGTCAAATAAGCACTAGGTAAAATTTCCTGGCTGGTTCCCAATGCGTCGGCCCTCGGAGCTCGGTCTTGGCTGTCAGCACCGTCTGCTGACAGCTTCATCTCCGCCCGCAAACAACACTCGGGGCATCTCAAACTCGGCGCTCGACAGGTCAATCCAATCAGTGCAGGAGCCAAATCCGGACCGCCATGTCTAGTCCACTCGTTACTCGGCGTAACGGCAAGAAGCAAGCTTGCGAGCCTTGTCGCCGCCGAAAAGTCGCGTGCGACCACGGCTATCCCATCTGTCGCCGGTGCAGGAAGCAGCCGAACGGTGCATCTGCATGTTACTATGCAGTGTCGGAACAAGCAGCGACCGCCTCTCGAGGGAGGCCCTCTCAGCGACGAGTGTCCGAAGCATCAGCCTTACGCTCCGAGGTCACGGCACCTGCAGCCCAAACCAAGAACTTTGGACCCGATGATGGGTTGTGGAGCTCACCTGCTGCGAGGCCGCCACAGGGCTTCTTCGGGCCTACAAGCTTCCCGGCTGCGTACCAAGAGACTGAGGCTAGTTTGGCTGCACAGGGTCCCTTGGTTACTGAAACTGCCCCTCCTTCACCGACAATGTCAGCTCCACCATCGGTGGCCGAGATACAGAGTATTGTGGATATGGATCAAGGAGCAAGCCAACTTGCTATAAAAGTACTCCAGGCCCTACCGGAGAAACTATCCACCCAGAGATCAATGCCTAAAGCTAGCCTTGATGAGGACTGGTTGGCTGGTATTGGTGATAGACTCCTATCTAGTACTTGGGACACATTCGGGCCTCAGCTCAGTGATAGAGCAAACGCAGCAAGTTTGCGCGAGATGGGCAGTAGAATATGTATCAACACACGAAAAACGCTCAGAGAGGACCAAGATGACCCGAATGCATGGATTCAAAGCTTCTCGGGAGAGAATCTGCGCTGGGAGACTGTTGGCGTTATCTTCCTTTATACAGCTCTGAGCGAGCTGTCAGCCACATCGAACGAAGATTCGAAGAGGACAATTCGCCAGTGCACTGAGTACTGTGCTTCATGCATAACTCTGGCTAACATGGGCGGGAGTTCTGGGACGCTTATGCTGTTTCTGGTATACAAGCGATCTGTTCTTCATTCATGGATGCATGGTGAGACCAGTAAGTTTCCAAAAAGTCTGCATGTGTAAAGTTGATTCTGATTGCGGCAGGCTTGCCGTACTGGAAGTTCCATGCAGAGGCAGTTGCAATGTTGACGTTCTCCGGACTCCACGATAATCGGGCCAAGTCGTCACCGCATATGTCATCAGTACCTACTGAGATACGGAGGCGTATTGGATGTCAGATCTTCGTGGTCGATAAATTCCTGGCCACTTTTGTTGGGCGACCTCCTCTTCTTACGAGGAGATTCTGCTCTATCAAGTTGCCACTTGACCTCGGAGAGTCAGCCTTGCTATCAGATAGAGAAACCTTCCAGAGGAAATCTCAGCTCCTTGGTCAGGACGGATGGAACAAAGATGGGTGTATCTACTCGGGCTCGCTTCTGCGTGTTCGCATGATGATTGCGCTGGTAAGAGACGAGATCCTCGAAGTTGTACTCGCTCAGGATGGTGCTTACGGAATTACGGAAGTCATGTAAGTGAGACCCTAAGGACAGATGCTTCTCTTTCTAATGATTTAATCATGAATAGGCAACTCAAAACTAAGCAAATTGATCTTTATGCCAAGCTTCCTCAGCACCTGATCTGGAACCCAATAACAGAGGAAATAAGCGAGATAGACCTTGAAATCGGTTATCCAAAGCTACTGATAAGACTAGACCATTTACTCAACATGTTCCTCACCCAGCGATTGTTCGTAAAACACGGCCATTCAAGAAATGAGCTTCTGCGCACCAGTTTCGAGATGATCGTCTTGACGCTGAATTTCTGGGCCCAAAAACACATCTGGGCTGCCCTGCAAGGCAAATGCCGATGGATAGTAAGTCAACGACATTCCGCCTACAGCGGAAACCAAATCAGCCATCTAGATCTAAC
This genomic window contains:
- a CDS encoding hypothetical protein (EggNog:ENOG41) encodes the protein MRPRSLVKPKVAPLLDTQPPASWDPEIDVKDTEADIERFNNDPEYYKTFRKQIEQQMNEKFAASIKNLEAHEKGRQPIVTDSGLQ
- a CDS encoding hypothetical protein (EggNog:ENOG41), giving the protein MAKLTAAERAAHEEGNLHMLRATIERTLWHLDPHSELAAHLRETTKEIRRHTLAGLLPKPKPKPKPQQKSLPYSKQGEPEEPELPELPRLIAPRQQSPAREPQKVLTDEGGSRYQLRDRHDHVPIIELSSDVSSELSDEPIYDFDHAPDQGESASASDMSTLAKEHQKPSRELPVEETPAEEEAPTQEMPTHESRKRPAEDDGEDDASPVSKRVKGWLTHITGGYM